In Setaria viridis chromosome 5, Setaria_viridis_v4.0, whole genome shotgun sequence, the genomic stretch atcatcgacagcggcagctgcaacaatttggcaaGTACCacactggttgaaaagttgtatttacccactcgtaagcatccaaatccatatcacattcaatggcttaatgatggtgggaaaattagaattactcgatcagtccgtgttcctttctccatgggtgcttattctgattttgtcgattgtgatgttattcccatggaagcatgctctctgttacttgggcgaccttggcaatatgatactgatagcttgcatcatggtcgttcaaatcactattctttcatgtttaagggtcagaaaataattatacatccaatgacacctgaacaaattcttaaagatgatcttgctagagatgctaaaactgctaaacaacttgaaccatcgacctctgttaattctgaaatcaagttgaatgctcctgttttgcttgctacacgtgctgattttgatgagttacgcgatgctcctttgccatgctatgcccttatatgctctagtgtgctcgtttcacttgatgatgcaccatcttttgatattccccctgcggttgctaacattttgcaggagtacgctgatgtctttccaaaagatttgccaccgggactcccaccacttcgtggcattgagcaccagttcgacctcattcccggcgcacagcttccgaaccgcgcaccgtaccgtacaaatccggatgagacgaaggaaatccagcgccaggtacaggcgttgcttgacaagggttatattcgtgagtctcttagcccttgctccattcccgtgttacttgttccaaagaaagatggctcatggcgtatgtgtgtagactgtcgtgctattaataacattaccattcgctaccgataccctataccacgccttgatgatatgctagatgagcttagtggtgccattattttcactaagattgatttgcgtagtggctaccatcagattcgcatgaaattaggtgatgaatggaaaacggcttttaaaacaaaatttgggttatatgaatggttggttatgccgtttggtttgacaaatgctcccagcacatttatgcgtttgatgaatgaagttctgaggcccttcataggattgtttgtagttgtctattttgatgatatcctcatttacagcaagtctatggaagagcatttagatcatttgcgtgctgtttttgatgcgttgcgtgcggcccatttatttgctaacctcgaaaaatgcatgttttgcacacaacgtgtctcgtttcttggctatgttgttactccacagggcattgaggtggatagcagcaagatcgatgccattcgggcgtggcctacaccgacgacggtcacacaaattcgaagctttcttggccttgcaggtttttatcgccggtttgttcgtgattttagctccattgcagcgcctctacatgagcttacaaagaaggatgttccctttgcttggagtgatttgcaagaggttgcgttcagcaccttgaaagataagttaaccaatgctcctctcttgcagttgcctgattttactaaagtgtttgagcttgaatgcgatgctagcggtattgggctaggtgctatTTTGTTACACGagggaaaaccggttgcttactttagcgaaaaattaagtggtgctagcttgaattattctacttatgataaggagctttatgctttagtgcgtactttgcatacttggcagcactacctttggcatcgcgagtttataattcatgctgatcatgaggctttaaaacatattcgtacccaaacaaacctgagccgtcgtcatgctaaatgggtagaattcattgagtctttcccttacattattaaacacaagagcgggaaggaaaatgtcattgctgatgctttgtctcgtcgctataccatgctgtcacagttagattttaaaatctttggcttgcaaactgtgaaggatcaatatgtggacaatgctgattttaaagatgctttcgcccattgtattcatggcaaaccatggggcaaatttcacatacaggacgggttcctgttttgCGCTAACAAGCtatgtgttccagctagctcggttcgtcatttgttgttacaggaagcgcatggaggcggtctcatggggcactttggcgtctacaagacgcatgaagtgctggctgcccgcttcttttggccccggatgcgcgttgatattgagcgccttgttgcacgctgcactacttgccggaaagctaagtcacgattgaacaaccatggtttgtacatgcttttgcctgttcctactgccccttggcttgatatttctatggactttgttttgggattgcctagaactaagaaggggagggacagtatttttgtggttgttgatcgtttctccaaaatggctcattttataccttgtcataagactgatgatgctagcaatgttgctaaACTGTTCTTTcacgagattattcgtttgcatggtattccaaatacaatagtctctgatcgtgatgctaagtttctcagtcatttttggagatcactgtggaataaaatgggaactaaattgctgtttagcaccacttgtcaccct encodes the following:
- the LOC140222822 gene encoding uncharacterized protein, which produces MEVHVNPGDADSVLVSLDDAPSFDIPPAVANILQEYADVFPKDLPPGLPPLRGIEHQFDLIPGAQLPNRAPYRTNPDETKEIQRQVQALLDKGYIRESLSPCSIPVLLVPKKDGSWRMCVDCRAINNITIRYRYPIPRLDDMLDELSGAIIFTKIDLRSGYHQIRMKLGDEWKTAFKTKFGLYEWLVMPFGLTNAPSTFMRLMNEVLRPFIGFVVTPQGIEVDSSKIDAIRAWPTPTTALKHIRTQTNLSRRHAKWVEFIESFPYIIKHKSGKENVIADALSRRYTMLSQLDFKIFGLQTVKDQYVDNADFKDAFAHCIHGKPWGKFHIQDGFLFCANKLCVPASSVRHLLLQEAHGGGLMGHFGVYKTHEVLAARFFWPRMRVDIERLVARCTTCRKAKSRLNNHGLYMLLPDFKDVFPDEVPAGLPPLRGIEHQIDLVPDGIQVDEEKIKAIKDWPTPTNVSQVRSFHGLAGFYRRFVKDFSTIAAPLNNLTKKDVPFKWGDEQDQAFNELKTKLCEAPLLQLPDFGKTFEIECDASGIGIGGVLLQEGKPVAYFSEKLNGPHLNYSVYDKELYALEQVNMDASKRSDFIKKLHDETRKNIEKKSAEYAKQANKGKKVTFQPGDLVWLHLRKDRFPQHRKTKLSPRGDGPFKVLQKINDNAYKIELPPEYSNVSTTFNVKDFLPFLGEPESRTTPSQEGETNEDIPSIHSSSPETPLDIAGPITINRAKQLEKEIHSQVNANLMFNNQFMLNEHMLLSSCSNVLRNDGVYEPAWDEDGFKPLDI